Proteins from a single region of Sphaerochaeta globosa str. Buddy:
- the polA gene encoding DNA polymerase I yields MDELFSNQDFDQEKLASEAKDRVLSVPPKPQEPKVVPPTKLSSQKKLYIIDGYSLIYRSFFGFFANPIRDTQGNNVSAVYGFFSTLLKLIRENNPDYLVVALDSMGPTFRHTMYEPYKANRDAAPEELHTQVPLIQNILTALKVPTIAMPGFEADDIIATLSEEATRHQIDTIMFTGDKDLLQLVDEHTFALRPAKKNEKFYRLMGCKEVEEEYGIKPSQIVDYLSLLGDSSDNVPGVKGIGEKGAAKLLQQFGSLEGIYSNLKLVAPGLQKKLAEGVENAKLSKRLVELKRDLFTVDTFDTEQYLVSDVDYDAAIPLFQEIGMRSIIKELGRVSSGESSSPIPAKVEAKSETKQAVYEAVTDVTQIKNLFEQAIKAGGVMAFDLETTGLDEMLAQVIGFSFCWEEGKSYYVPLVHETKELVDREQVRSLLEEYLGSGRLSLVGQNIKYDYKVLRQWGIMPKNIYFDTMVAAWLLDSTSVFNMDYLAEKYLDYKTVHYTDIVPKDKLLSDIPLEQAVFYGAEDADVTFRLYKLFSELLGARNLRSLLDEVEMPLLVIIANMELAGIYLERKLIEPLSAEFEGRIDAIRNQIFAICGHAFNLNSPQQLQEVLFVERNIPTGAKTRSGFSTSTDVLEPLRDDYPEVELILQYRTLNKLKTTYIDKLPLQINEKTHRIHPSFAQTGTETGRLSCKDPNLQNIPVRTEEGRRIRSAFVPQAGHVFLSADYSQIELVVLAHMADDPGLKGAFAAGIDVHSSTASLIFDVPLDQVTPVQRRIAKTINFGVMYGMGTHSLAMDLKIPHSEAKQFIDQYFERYSSVRSFVEATKTMSQQVGSVSTLLGHVRTITEINSRSAVERAKAERIAVNTVIQGSAADIVKLAMLRVDSLLKQKKLGARLLLQIHDELIFEVPEAEIEETKAVVKEALEHAVKLSVPLRTSIEVGSNWGDIH; encoded by the coding sequence ATGGATGAATTGTTTTCAAATCAGGATTTTGACCAGGAGAAACTTGCCTCCGAAGCCAAGGATCGGGTATTGTCCGTACCTCCCAAACCGCAGGAACCGAAGGTCGTCCCTCCCACGAAACTCAGCAGCCAGAAAAAGCTATACATCATTGACGGCTATAGCTTGATCTATCGTTCGTTTTTCGGCTTTTTCGCCAACCCCATCCGTGATACCCAAGGCAATAATGTATCGGCTGTCTATGGATTCTTTTCCACCTTGCTCAAGTTGATCCGCGAGAATAATCCCGACTACTTGGTAGTCGCGCTGGACAGCATGGGTCCGACATTCCGCCATACCATGTATGAACCATATAAGGCCAATCGTGATGCAGCCCCTGAGGAACTGCACACACAGGTCCCTCTTATCCAGAACATTCTGACAGCCTTGAAGGTTCCCACCATAGCCATGCCGGGCTTCGAGGCCGACGATATCATTGCAACCCTCAGTGAGGAGGCTACCCGCCATCAGATAGACACCATCATGTTCACCGGAGACAAGGATCTTCTGCAGCTGGTTGATGAACATACCTTTGCCCTTCGCCCGGCAAAGAAGAATGAGAAGTTTTATCGCCTCATGGGATGTAAGGAAGTTGAGGAGGAGTACGGGATAAAGCCGTCTCAGATTGTTGATTATCTATCCTTGCTTGGAGACTCTTCGGACAATGTGCCCGGTGTGAAGGGAATTGGTGAGAAGGGTGCGGCAAAGCTGTTGCAACAGTTCGGCTCGTTGGAGGGTATCTATTCCAACCTCAAGCTCGTGGCACCGGGGCTGCAGAAAAAACTTGCAGAAGGTGTGGAAAACGCAAAGTTGAGCAAGCGTCTTGTTGAGTTGAAAAGGGATTTGTTCACCGTCGACACCTTCGATACCGAACAATACCTGGTAAGCGATGTGGACTACGATGCGGCAATTCCTTTGTTTCAGGAGATAGGAATGCGCAGCATCATCAAGGAGCTTGGAAGGGTTTCCTCTGGTGAGTCCTCCTCGCCGATTCCCGCAAAGGTTGAAGCCAAGAGCGAGACCAAACAGGCTGTTTACGAAGCTGTAACCGATGTAACGCAGATTAAGAACCTGTTTGAGCAGGCGATCAAGGCGGGGGGTGTCATGGCTTTCGACCTTGAGACCACCGGTTTGGATGAAATGCTTGCACAGGTGATCGGGTTCTCTTTCTGCTGGGAGGAAGGCAAATCCTACTATGTACCGCTTGTGCATGAGACTAAGGAGCTTGTAGACAGAGAACAGGTGCGTTCCCTGCTCGAGGAATATCTTGGCTCAGGCAGACTTTCATTGGTTGGGCAGAATATCAAGTACGACTACAAGGTGCTTCGCCAATGGGGAATCATGCCAAAGAATATCTATTTCGATACCATGGTGGCGGCCTGGCTTCTGGACAGTACTTCGGTTTTCAACATGGACTATCTCGCTGAGAAGTACTTGGATTACAAGACCGTACACTACACGGACATCGTGCCCAAGGACAAACTGTTATCCGACATTCCCCTCGAGCAGGCTGTCTTCTACGGAGCCGAGGATGCTGACGTTACCTTCCGGCTTTACAAGCTCTTTTCCGAATTGCTTGGTGCCCGTAATCTCCGTTCGTTGCTTGATGAGGTAGAAATGCCTCTGCTTGTAATCATCGCGAACATGGAACTTGCAGGAATTTATTTGGAACGCAAGCTCATCGAGCCGCTATCGGCGGAGTTCGAAGGGCGTATAGACGCAATAAGAAACCAGATTTTCGCCATCTGCGGTCACGCTTTCAACCTTAATTCGCCTCAGCAGTTGCAGGAGGTGCTCTTCGTAGAGCGGAACATCCCCACCGGGGCAAAGACCCGTTCCGGGTTTTCCACCTCCACCGATGTACTGGAACCCCTGAGGGATGACTATCCCGAGGTTGAGCTCATCCTGCAGTACCGGACGCTGAACAAGCTCAAGACTACCTATATAGACAAGCTGCCGCTGCAAATCAATGAGAAGACACATCGGATTCATCCTTCTTTTGCCCAGACCGGCACAGAAACAGGAAGGCTTTCCTGTAAGGATCCCAACTTGCAGAATATTCCGGTACGAACCGAGGAGGGTAGGCGTATTCGCTCCGCCTTCGTACCGCAGGCGGGACATGTGTTCCTCTCTGCCGACTACTCCCAGATTGAGTTGGTTGTTCTGGCCCATATGGCCGATGACCCAGGCCTGAAAGGAGCATTCGCCGCCGGTATCGATGTACACAGCTCCACTGCCAGCCTCATTTTCGATGTTCCTCTTGATCAGGTCACCCCCGTGCAACGCAGAATCGCCAAGACAATCAATTTCGGGGTTATGTACGGCATGGGAACCCATAGTCTGGCGATGGACCTGAAAATTCCCCACTCCGAGGCGAAACAGTTCATCGACCAGTACTTTGAGCGGTACAGCTCCGTACGTTCGTTTGTGGAAGCGACCAAGACTATGTCCCAGCAAGTCGGCTCGGTTTCGACATTGCTCGGTCATGTGAGGACCATCACTGAGATCAACAGCCGAAGTGCCGTTGAACGGGCTAAAGCCGAACGCATTGCTGTCAATACCGTCATCCAAGGAAGTGCAGCCGATATTGTGAAGCTTGCCATGCTTCGTGTTGATTCCCTGCTGAAGCAGAAAAAGCTGGGAGCACGGTTGTTGTTGCAGATTCATGATGAACTTATCTTTGAGGTTCCAGAAGCGGAAATTGAAGAAACGAAAGCCGTTGTCAAAGAGGCTTTGGAACATGCAGTCAAACTCAGTGTTCCTCTGCGTACGAGCATTGAGGTAGGCAGCAACTGGGGAGATATCCACTGA